The Levilactobacillus namurensis genomic interval TGTCGATGCGGGCATAGACTTCGTTCCCGTCGTTCATGAACAAGTGAATCCGGTCTGGATCGGCCTTAGTCGGCGCATCGTGAATCTCACTAATGTTGTGCTTGATTGCCGCTGGTAGCTGCGCATATTGCAGAATCACGCGGTGGAGCGTCTTGGCCGATTTAAAGCTCCCGTAGACCGGTGTGCCACTCTCGGGCTGCGCGTCTGATTGATGGCTCACGATGCCGTTCTCCAGGACCTCATAATACCGTCCCTGCCGCATCACGTAACCGGCCGTCACGTATTCTACGACCCGCACCCGGACCCGGTTGGGCTGCTGAAAACTAATCTTCACGCGCTTCAACCGGTTGTTCCGTTTCAGCGCTTGGCGTGCTAGCCGACGCTGGTGACCCAAAACATTGAAAATCGAGTCGCCGCGCTGAATCTGAACCGCCGTGGTCACTTGCCGCGTCGACAGCGCCTGGCGTCCGGTTACCCGCACGGACGCCACGTGGCTGAGGGGGGATACCAGATACACCATCACCAGAATCACCACCATAAACCCTGACAGCAATGCCGTCAACCGGCGAGCCAGCTGCCGGTTCCGTTGATGGCGCAACCGCGGTAACTTATCCCCGATACGTTTCGCGTGGCGAAACCACTTGGGCGTCTTGGCTTGCTTTCGACGCTGAGCAGCCCGTGATTGATACGCCTCCCACGGCGTTAGCTCCCGCGGGGTCTGTGATTGCTTTCGATTCAACCGAAACTTCACGGCTGCTCACCTCCATCACTGGTCTCTTCCAGTGATTATTTCTTCAAAGATAAGACCACGTCTAAGACCCGGTCAGCCGCATCTGGCACCCCTAAGTGTTTCGAGGCATCGGCCATATCGTGACGTAAGGCATCATCGTTCATCAACTGGTCAGCCTTAGCCACCAGCGTATCGCCCGTTAAGTCAGCTTCCTTGATCAATTCAGCCGCCCCAACGGTCACCAGTGACTGGGCATTCTTAGTCTGGTGGTCCGCCGTCACGTAAGGACTAGGAATCAGAATGGATGGGATCCCGTCAGCCGTGATTTCGGCCAACGAGGTCGCACCGGCCCGGCCCACGATAGCAGCGACGCGGGGCAAGACTTCCGGCATATTCGGAATATAGGGCTTGACCACCACGTTCGCAGCGACCGGAGTCCCCTTCAACTGGTCCATGACCCCGTCATAGCGTTTCTGCCCCGTCACGAAGACCACTTGGTACTTGCGGTCGTTAAAGGCCGGAATGGCGGCGACGGTCGCCGCATTGATCTTAAGCGCCCCTTGGGAGCCCCCGAAGATCAACAGGGTCGGCACGTCATCCTTAAGTCCGTATTCGTCCCAGGTGAAGTGACTGACGATTTCCGCTGCTTCTTGGGCCCGTGGATTCCCCGTCTTGACCATCTTATTAGCCGGTAACTGGTCAATGGCGGCGTCGAAGACGTAGGCAATCTTATCCACGTAACGGCTTAAGAACTTATTGGTCATCCCCACCACGCTGTTCTGTTCGTGAATCATCGTGGGAACGTGTAACCGACTGGCGGCGTAAACCACGGCACCGGAAACATAGCCCCCCGTCCCGACCACAACGTCAGGCTTAAACTCACGAATCATCTTTTTGGCCGCGTGGACGCTCTTCAAGAATAGATAGACCGTCTTGAAGTTCTCCAGGGACAGGGACCGTTTGAAGCCTTGAATACGGGTAGCCTTAAAAGGGATGCCCTTTGCCGGCACAATCGTGCTTTCCAGCCCTCGCTCGGAACCCACGTATAAGACCTCTGCTTCCGGATCCCGTTTCTTTAATGCTTTAATTAGGGCTAGTGCCGGGTAGATGTGCCCCCCGGTACCGCCACCGGATACCATTAATCGCATGTTAAACTTCCTCCTGTTTCCCCGTTAGCTTCTCGACCGCCTTGATAAACAGATCACCCCGGACTTCAAAGTTCGGGTACTGGTCCCAACTGGCGTTGGCTGGCGACAGCAAAACAATGTCGCCGGGAGCACTCAACTGGTAGGCTAACGGTACCGCCGTCTCAACGTTTTCCGTCATCTTGATGGTCGTAATCCCCGCATCCTTCGCGGTCTGCGCCAAGAGCTTAGCGGTCTGACCGAAGAGGATGACGGCCTTCACGTGGTCCTTGAACGCGGGAATCATCTTCTCAAAGGTGTACCCCCGGTCCAAGCCCCCCGCGAGTAAGACAACGGGCGCTTTGAAGCCCTTCAGAGCCATCTCCGTAGCTTCCATGTCCGTGGCCTTAGAATCGTTATAGTATTGCCGACCCTCGGCCTCTAACACGAACTGGGTCCGGTGCCGGACCCCACCGAAGTTGCGCAGAACTGCCTTGATGGCGGCCGTTCCCACACCCTTCAGTTTTGCGACCGCAATCGCCGCCAAGGCATTTTCAATATTATGATCACCAGGGACCTTGACCTCATCAGCCGGCATGATGGCTTCGTCCTTAAAGTACAGGACGCCATCCTTTTCGTAGGCCCCCTCTTCCGTCACGTCTAGACGGGAGAATGGCACCACTTGGGCGTGGGATTGTTGACTCAGCTCACGCCATTCCGGATTATCGAAGTTGACCACGAAGTAGTCCGCCGCCGTCTGATTAGCGGTAATCTTCATCTTAGCCGCCACGTAGTTGGCCCGCGTCTTGTGGTAATCCAAGTGGTTCGAGAAGATGTTGGTCAAGACTGCGATGTGCGGATGGAACGTGGTCGTCGCCACCAGCATGAAACTGGAGATCTCCACCACCAGCGTATCGTCCTTCGTGACTTCTTGGGCGACCTTACTGGCTGGAATCCCGATATTGCCGGCATACTTCGCGTGGCCCGCCGAACGGTCCCGGTCAAGCATCTTCTGAATCATGGTCGTCGTGGTGGTCTTCCCGTTGCTTCCGGTAACCGCGACTAACTCCGCTTCGTTGACCTCGCTCGCTAATTCCATTTCCCCTAAAATCGGTAAGTGTAACGCTTGGGCCCGTTGAACCACCGGAACGTCATAGGGAATCCCGGGATTCTTGATCATCAGATCATACCCCGCATCCAGGAGTTCGGGCGTCTGCTCACCCGTAATTACCTTGAATCCGGCCGCCTGTAACTCCCGGGCTTCCGGATTCTTGTCTAAGGGCTGAACATCACTGACCGTTACGTCGGCTCCCAACCGCTTTAAGAGTTTAGCCGCATTGAAGCCACTCTTCGCCAGGCCCAATACCAGTACCTTTTTACCCATGTATGTTGTGATTTGTTTCATACCGCTGCTCGCTCTCCGTTCACTTAATATACTCATTGCCCTAGCCGTTTAAACCCTAAATGGGCCGATGATACGATTAGTCATACCATTACCTAGTACTAGAGTGACAAAAATTCCTTGAAATGTCTACTATTCCATAACGAATTTAGGACAATTGTTACCCCAAATCGCTTTCCCTATAAAAAATGGGCTCACCGACTCTACCGAGCGGTCAGCCCATGAGTCGTCAGAAAATCGTTATTTTGCCAAGATGACCGCGACCCCACTGACTGCAGTGATCAAACCCACTGCCCAGAACGTGAAGTCAATCTTCCATTCACTCCACCCTAACATTTCAAAGTGGTGATGGATGGGACTCATCAAGAAAATTCGTTTCCCCGTTAACTTAAACGAGGCCACTTGCAAAATAACACTGGCCGTCTCAATCACGTAAACTAATCCAATCCATAACAGTGACAATTCATGATGCAATAGAATCGAAACCGCCGCTAAGGCGCCACCCAAAGCCAACGAACCGGTATCCCCCATAAAGATCTTGGCAGGTTTGTGATTAAAGATCAAGAACCCTAAAAGACTGCCGACTACGGCAAAACAAAAAATACTGATGTTAAGTTGGTGCTGATTCAGCGCCACGATTCCGTAGGCTGCAAACGAGATGCTGGCTAACCCACTGACCAAGCCGTCCAAGCCGTCAGACAAGTTCACGGCGTTGGAGAACCCGACCAGCCAGATGATGGCAAAGAGGGCGTACCAGCCACCCATGTGCCAAGTTCCCAATCCCGGAATCTGTAATTCCATGGGCAGGTGTTCGTGCGCGTAGACCCAAAAGAGCAACAACGCCCCCACAATCTGTCCCAGCAGCTTCTGCCAGGCCTTCAACCCTTCGTTCTGCCGGTGGAACAGCTTAATGCTGTCATCCCACGCACCCAACGCACCGTACAGGATCAAGATAAAGAGCAAGATCCAGGTCGTCGATAACACGTGATGCGGTGCCACCAACCAACTGGTCACCAACGTCATCAAGATGATGGCGATGATGAAGAGCAGGCCTCCCATGGTCGGGGTCCCGGACTTTTTCTCGTGCCAGGTGGGCCCTTCTTCCCGAATCATCTGGCCTTCGTGTCGCGCCCGAAAATACCGAATCAGTGACGGCATAAACGCCGCCGTTATGACTAAACCACCCACAAAGGGTATCAACGCAGTTATCATGATCTTACTCAATCCTCATTCTTATTTATTTTGTTTCAAAGTAATGGTCAGTGTCGATCCAGAAGCCACGGTAGTTCCCGCTTTAAGACTCTGTTTCGTCACGTATCCATCACCCTTAGTGGTCAACTTGATGCCCACCAACTGTGCTAATTTTACCACATCGCCCTTCGACCAGCCCGTCAAACTTGGGAGGGTGACCTGACCGCCCGTGGTCAAGAAGACCCGCTGGTCCCGATAGAGGGTGGTCCCAGCCGCAACTGATTGCTTGCGCACCTTAGTGCCGTTCCCCAGAACGGTCACGGTCGCGTTCGACTTGGTCAACGCCTTAGTGGCCGCCGTCAGAGACTTCCCGGTCACATCCGGCATCTTAGTCTGCGTGGTCTTACTGGTGCTATCTTCCTGCAGCGCCCGGGCCATCACTGGCTTCATCACGGAAGCCAGTAATTGTGTCGCCGTCTTGCTGCCTAGATGCGGTTGCTTCATGGTAATGTACATCACGTACTTCGGATTAGAGGCCGGCACCATCGACGCCACAGAGTACAGGTAGTTGTCGTCGCCGGACAAGTAGCCCGACTTCCCGCCGCTGACCTGCGCCGTCCCAGTCTTGACGGCGACCCGGTAGCCGCTCATCTTATAGTCGCTCCCGATACCGTAACTCTTGTAGACCACATCTTCCATGTGCTTACGCACGGCTTTGGCCGTCGACGCCGAGATGGGGTTACCTACCGTGGTCGGCTGATACCGCTTGACGGTCTTGTGCGTATTGGGGTCGACGACCTTGCTAATCACGTAAGGCTTCATCATCTGCCCATCGTTGCTGACAGCCGTCAAAGCCTGCAGCATCTGGAAGACCGTCACTTGAATCCCTTGTCCGAACGCGGTATCCGCCTGTTCGATTGGCCGGGTGAAGGCAATGTCTCCGCTTAGTTCACCCGGTAGGCCCGAGTGGGTGCTCTGCAAGAAGTGGAACCGTTTGATGTACTTCTTCCAGGTCTTGGCCCCCATCTGCTGTTCCAGATGGGCCATCGCAACGTTACTTGAGACGGCGAACCCTTTGTTATAGGTAATGGTCCCCCACCCAGAGGTATTCCAGTCGGGCACCACTTGGTTGCCAATGGTGTAGCGTCCGGATTGATAGGTCGCGTTCCCGTTATAGTTCCCACTATTAATGGAAGAGGCCAACGTGAAGATCTTCATGGTCGATCCTGGTTCGTAGGCATCCTGCACTAGGGTATTCCGCCAAACGCTATTTAACCCCGCTTTCGTGGTCGCGTTAAACGTTGGGCGTTGGGTCGCCGCAAGGATGGCCCCCGTCTTCGCGTTCATTAAAACGGCGTTCATGGAGTTGGCTTTGACCTGGCTCTGGACACTGCTCATTTCCGTCTCCAACAAGGTCTGAAGGCGCGTATCCAGCGTGGTGTAGACGTTGTCCCCGTTCTTCGCCTTTTGGTACTTCTGCTTGGTTCCCGGCAGTTGGTACCCATACATGTCCTTCTTGATCTTTTGCGAACCGTCCGTCCCGGTCAGTTCCCGGTTAAAGGCCTGTTCGATGCCCATGGTTCCCGTCAAGTTGGTTTGACCATTCTTGGTCTGCGATTGGGCCAACCCAATCAGATGCGACGCGAAGACCCCGTTCGGGTAGAGGCGCGACTCCTGTTGAACAAAGTTAATGCCGGATAAATGGTAACTTTGAATCTTTTGTTTAGTGGTCAGCGAAATATTCTGCCCGGCCGTCCCAAACTCGACTTGGAACGGGTGCCCCTTACTAGGCGTCAAAATATCCAGGGCCTTTTGCCGTGTGATCGGCAGGTTTTTCGCCAGAACCGTGGCGATCTTTTCTTTATTTGTGGCATACAATTTCTGGCCGTTCAACCCGACCTGCCGCTTATCCAACACCACGTATAACGAGTACACGCTGGTGTCTTCCGCGATGGGCTGGTTGTTGGCATCGTAAATCGTCCCCCGCTTGGCCTTCAACGTTTCATTTGCCGTATACAAACGTTGGGCGGCGGCACTTAAATTAACATTCTGAACTTTTTTACCGATGGAAATATACGAAAAGCGGCCG includes:
- the murG gene encoding undecaprenyldiphospho-muramoylpentapeptide beta-N-acetylglucosaminyltransferase translates to MRLMVSGGGTGGHIYPALALIKALKKRDPEAEVLYVGSERGLESTIVPAKGIPFKATRIQGFKRSLSLENFKTVYLFLKSVHAAKKMIREFKPDVVVGTGGYVSGAVVYAASRLHVPTMIHEQNSVVGMTNKFLSRYVDKIAYVFDAAIDQLPANKMVKTGNPRAQEAAEIVSHFTWDEYGLKDDVPTLLIFGGSQGALKINAATVAAIPAFNDRKYQVVFVTGQKRYDGVMDQLKGTPVAANVVVKPYIPNMPEVLPRVAAIVGRAGATSLAEITADGIPSILIPSPYVTADHQTKNAQSLVTVGAAELIKEADLTGDTLVAKADQLMNDDALRHDMADASKHLGVPDAADRVLDVVLSLKK
- the murD gene encoding UDP-N-acetylmuramoyl-L-alanine--D-glutamate ligase, producing MKQITTYMGKKVLVLGLAKSGFNAAKLLKRLGADVTVSDVQPLDKNPEARELQAAGFKVITGEQTPELLDAGYDLMIKNPGIPYDVPVVQRAQALHLPILGEMELASEVNEAELVAVTGSNGKTTTTTMIQKMLDRDRSAGHAKYAGNIGIPASKVAQEVTKDDTLVVEISSFMLVATTTFHPHIAVLTNIFSNHLDYHKTRANYVAAKMKITANQTAADYFVVNFDNPEWRELSQQSHAQVVPFSRLDVTEEGAYEKDGVLYFKDEAIMPADEVKVPGDHNIENALAAIAVAKLKGVGTAAIKAVLRNFGGVRHRTQFVLEAEGRQYYNDSKATDMEATEMALKGFKAPVVLLAGGLDRGYTFEKMIPAFKDHVKAVILFGQTAKLLAQTAKDAGITTIKMTENVETAVPLAYQLSAPGDIVLLSPANASWDQYPNFEVRGDLFIKAVEKLTGKQEEV
- a CDS encoding penicillin-binding transpeptidase domain-containing protein, which gives rise to MTNSPKRPNKHTNTRRNRKHFGQFLFLVFFAVFCLIVGRFSYISIGKKVQNVNLSAAAQRLYTANETLKAKRGTIYDANNQPIAEDTSVYSLYVVLDKRQVGLNGQKLYATNKEKIATVLAKNLPITRQKALDILTPSKGHPFQVEFGTAGQNISLTTKQKIQSYHLSGINFVQQESRLYPNGVFASHLIGLAQSQTKNGQTNLTGTMGIEQAFNRELTGTDGSQKIKKDMYGYQLPGTKQKYQKAKNGDNVYTTLDTRLQTLLETEMSSVQSQVKANSMNAVLMNAKTGAILAATQRPTFNATTKAGLNSVWRNTLVQDAYEPGSTMKIFTLASSINSGNYNGNATYQSGRYTIGNQVVPDWNTSGWGTITYNKGFAVSSNVAMAHLEQQMGAKTWKKYIKRFHFLQSTHSGLPGELSGDIAFTRPIEQADTAFGQGIQVTVFQMLQALTAVSNDGQMMKPYVISKVVDPNTHKTVKRYQPTTVGNPISASTAKAVRKHMEDVVYKSYGIGSDYKMSGYRVAVKTGTAQVSGGKSGYLSGDDNYLYSVASMVPASNPKYVMYITMKQPHLGSKTATQLLASVMKPVMARALQEDSTSKTTQTKMPDVTGKSLTAATKALTKSNATVTVLGNGTKVRKQSVAAGTTLYRDQRVFLTTGGQVTLPSLTGWSKGDVVKLAQLVGIKLTTKGDGYVTKQSLKAGTTVASGSTLTITLKQNK
- a CDS encoding cell division protein FtsQ/DivIB, whose protein sequence is MKFRLNRKQSQTPRELTPWEAYQSRAAQRRKQAKTPKWFRHAKRIGDKLPRLRHQRNRQLARRLTALLSGFMVVILVMVYLVSPLSHVASVRVTGRQALSTRQVTTAVQIQRGDSIFNVLGHQRRLARQALKRNNRLKRVKISFQQPNRVRVRVVEYVTAGYVMRQGRYYEVLENGIVSHQSDAQPESGTPVYGSFKSAKTLHRVILQYAQLPAAIKHNISEIHDAPTKADPDRIHLFMNDGNEVYARIDTFATKMAYYPSIASKMKQKGVVNLEVGAYSAPFKK
- the mraY gene encoding phospho-N-acetylmuramoyl-pentapeptide-transferase, with protein sequence MITALIPFVGGLVITAAFMPSLIRYFRARHEGQMIREEGPTWHEKKSGTPTMGGLLFIIAIILMTLVTSWLVAPHHVLSTTWILLFILILYGALGAWDDSIKLFHRQNEGLKAWQKLLGQIVGALLLFWVYAHEHLPMELQIPGLGTWHMGGWYALFAIIWLVGFSNAVNLSDGLDGLVSGLASISFAAYGIVALNQHQLNISIFCFAVVGSLLGFLIFNHKPAKIFMGDTGSLALGGALAAVSILLHHELSLLWIGLVYVIETASVILQVASFKLTGKRIFLMSPIHHHFEMLGWSEWKIDFTFWAVGLITAVSGVAVILAK